The sequence below is a genomic window from Brevibacillus agri.
CAGCACGTCCAGCCCGACTGTCGGCTCGTCGAGGAACAACAGCCGCGGCTTGTGGATCAAGGAAGCCGCTACCTCGCAGCGCATCCGCTGGCCGAGGCTCAGCTTGCGCACCGGCTGGCTGACGAACGGGCTGATTTCCAGCTCCTCGATCAAGCGCGCGAGCCACTTTTCGCCCTCTGTCTCGTCGACCTTGTAGACGCTTTTTAGCAGGCGAAACGACTCCAACGGGGACAAATCCCACCAAAGCTGTGAGCGCTGCCCGAAGACGACGCCGATGGAGCGCACGTATTCCTCGCGCTGTTTGAACGGGACGTAGCCGTTGATGACGATCTCGCCGTCGCTCGGGGTCAAAATGCCCGTCAGCATCTTGATGGTCGTCGATTTCCCGGCGCCGTTTTCCCCGATCAGGGCGAACATCTCGCCCTCTTCCACGGTGAAAGAAAGGTCATTCACCGCTTTGACTGTCTTGTACTCGCGGCTGAACAAGTCACGAAAAGCACCCCCGAGGCCGGATCTGGCCTGGTGGATGCGGAACTCCTTTTGCAAATGCTTCACTTGGATCATGGAAAACCGTCCTTTTTGGCTTGCTTCAAATAACAACTGTTAGTGTATACGAGCATGTGAAAATGTGCAAAAGGCAAACTGTAGCAAACTATCAGCGCAAAAACAGGACAATCCCTGTCTTGTCGTCCGACTTTTTGAAGCGGGGGTAGCGAATGCATTCCGGGTCGCTGTTTTCCAGCGCAATCAGTTCATCTGCATAGCGCTGCAGTCCTTTGCGGAAGATCGGCAGCGCCGTTTCCTCCCAGCCTGGCTCGTCACCGCCAAAAGCAGCCGGCATGAAAAGTCCATCGGTTGCCAGCACCAGCGCTTTTACCCCCGCCCGGTTAACCCGTCCATACTCCACAAAATCCGCGCAGGCGGGATCGCCGTTCAAAACACCGTAGCCTCCTGGTTCATTCGCCTGGTAGCGGTTATGAATCAGGATCTCCATACATCGCTCGCGCAACTCGACGCGGGTGGACAGCCCCTCGCGAATCCCTGCTTCCCAGCTTGCCAGTGCCTGTTGCTCCAGCAAGCGGACTTGCGGGTAGGTCAGCGGCCGCACCGCATCGTCCTCGTAGACGGCAAAAATCATACAGTCTCCGCTCTGGGCGTATTCGAGGCAGTTGTCTTTCAAGCGGACGACCGCGCACGCCGCTCCCCACAGCGCTTCTTTTTTCGCCAGATCGACGCCGCCTTCGCGCATCTGCTCGCGCAATTGC
It includes:
- a CDS encoding ABC transporter ATP-binding protein, with translation MIQVKHLQKEFRIHQARSGLGGAFRDLFSREYKTVKAVNDLSFTVEEGEMFALIGENGAGKSTTIKMLTGILTPSDGEIVINGYVPFKQREEYVRSIGVVFGQRSQLWWDLSPLESFRLLKSVYKVDETEGEKWLARLIEELEISPFVSQPVRKLSLGQRMRCEVAASLIHKPRLLFLDEPTVGLDVLVKQKIREFLRNLNETENMTILLTTHDVSDIEALCKRVLVMDKGKLIFDGLLSDLKEKWGNGTEISFQMKKRTSAAELRQTLGEMPCEVTQENDFTLSVKVPQSQEMLPFVLSTVMSSFEVSDVKIMETSTEDIVRNIYQVDTEVRDHA
- a CDS encoding protein phosphatase 2C domain-containing protein, with the translated sequence MKLECISIKGSGNTNEDAYVISQTGQVYAVIDGVSSLVPYENRAGQTGGAIAAELVKRQLEAMPHDAVLPDYLARVNEQLREQMREGGVDLAKKEALWGAACAVVRLKDNCLEYAQSGDCMIFAVYEDDAVRPLTYPQVRLLEQQALASWEAGIREGLSTRVELRERCMEILIHNRYQANEPGGYGVLNGDPACADFVEYGRVNRAGVKALVLATDGLFMPAAFGGDEPGWEETALPIFRKGLQRYADELIALENSDPECIRYPRFKKSDDKTGIVLFLR